The genomic stretch CAGTGTCTATCAGTCTGGGAAAGAAGCCTGCATGTTCACTGTTCCTCTGCTTGAAATGCTCTCTCCCTGGTCTTGCCATGGCTCATTCCTTCCCATACTGCCCATTTCAGCTTAAATGTCATCTCACAGagccctccccagccacccctcTAAGGCAAGGGATCTCTATTCATCTCTAAAATCATgccttgtttgtttattttgttgcaCCAATAATTAGGGAGAATTCTCTTGTTAATAGGTGTTCCCTGAGGCCAGGGACTCTGTTTTGTTCACAACCAGGTCACTAGTGGCTAACTTAGCACCCAGCACATGCCGTAGCAGGCAAGGGCAATCTGGGGAATGGATTAAGAGTTCTGTGTGGAAGGAGTGTAGGAGAGCGGCCGGCCAAAGTGCGACATGGGAAACAGGAGCCAGAGTATGAATGTTCAGAGTGGTGCTGCCAACCTCCACCCGGCCCTGTCCCAGGAAGATGGGCTCCAGGGCCCCATAGTGGCCCTGGCTGGATGGTACCTGCATGGTCATTCAGCTGGTTATAGCTCAGGTCCAGGGATTTCAGGCCCGTGTGGGCCAGCAGGAGTTCAGCAAGGGACTGGGCTGCGTGCTCCTCCAGGCTGTTCCCTGCCAGTCGTACCTTCTGCACCGTTGGGTTCACCGTGATGGCAGCACAGATCGCCTGGGCTCCCGCCGCTCCCATCTGGTTCTCCGACAGGTCCACATCTAGGAGTTGGCAGCACTCCTCAGTCAGTGGGATCCCAAGCCAGGCGCCACCCTCTTccactttcctctctcccccaaacCTGCAGGCCTGAGGCAGCGGAGGAGACGATACAGCTGGACTATCCTGGGCTTGCATGGTGACTCCACCTCTCATCAGCTACATGCATCCCTTCGGGCCCCAGGCAGCTTCTCTGATGCCCAGCCCCCCTCCATGCAACAAGCTTCTTTGTCTAAGGGTTCCAACCTCCTACTTCACGGTGCTGTATAGGCACCCCGTGGACGATTCATGCGGGGCAGCAATATAACACACCCACAGAAGTCTTCACCGATGCATTTCTGGGAACTGGCAATGACAGCCCCGGTGGCCGTGCACGGAACACATACGTGAGTGAGGCACCTTGCTGAGCACTTCAATGCGGTTTCATTTCATACTCAGCACAACCCCAAGGGCTAGGTGCTAGTGCTGGGGCCATTTCACAGATCGAAAGACTAAGGCTTAGCAAGGTGGAGCAGCTTGCCTGGGGCCCCCTCGCTCATCAGTGGTAGAGGTGGCATTTGCATCCAGCCCCACTTCATTTCCACCCAGCCATCCACCTTCTCACATTGCCCATCCCCTGCCTCTCTGTTGGAAGACTTTCTCACCCATTTAGGGAATAGGAGGCCACCACATGCAGGGGATGCTGgccagaagaggagaggggagtggggggcgggcCGGGTCAGGAGAGGAGTAGTATCCAGCATTGGGGGCACCATAGAGAGTCtaactccacccccacccaccacacCGTGTGATGAGGCCCCTGCCCCAGCAAAACCAACAGGGCCCAGGTGAGAAGGCCTGGCTGTGGAGGAGCCCACACCCCCCAGGAAAGGGAGGACTCAAATCTGCCCACCTGTCCCAGGCTCAGCACCTACCACAGATACTGCTGCTTTTACTCAGGGCACCTGCCAGGGCCTCCACGCCAGCCCCACAGAGCCCATTGTCTCGAAGATCAAGCCGCTTGACATAGGGATTGGACGTCAGTGCTGAAGCTAGAGCCCGAGCACCCTGGGACAAAGAGGGGCCTGAGGGACCTGGTCCTTCCCAGGGGTGAAGGCCCCACACACAGCCGGCTGCTACCCTGGCTCATTTCCAGGGCTCAGCCCCCCAGTGCCCTCCAACTGGAAGGCCCTCTCCTTCCCACATGCCCAGGGGGCACCTTCTTATCCTTCTAGGCTCCACCCAGATCTCACCTCCTGGAACCTTCCCTGAccgccccgcgccccccccccccccgcagcaggTTAGGGGCCCCCTGCAGACCTCCCAACCATTACACTGAATTCTGTCATAGCCCTGATCCCACCCGTCACCCAGATGCGGGGGATGGGACATGTCTGACGCTCATACAAGGCCGGGGAGTGTGTGGTATGGGCTCATGAAGGGGCCACTCCCATGGCTGCTGTCTCCCAGGTCCTGTCACTCCAAGCCTGACCCCAGGGTCTCTCCAGGGTTACCTGGGGCCCCAGGCCACGATGCCGCAGGTTCAGCTCTGGGCTGCTCCCTTGACGCAGAAAGCAGGAGGCGGGCACAACACTATGGGCCTGGCAAGACCTCAGGTAGAGGGGGTTCTTGACCAGTTCTCCAGGCCCACAGATGCCTGACAGGAGACAGGGAGATGATGAATGTGGATCCCTCTCCAGACACAGTCGCCCACTCCCCTGCCCCGTGTCACCTTGCAGCCTGTGTTTCCCTCTAGAGGCATTTCTTCCTGTGCTAGTAGGGGCACTGAAAGTCAGAGAAAGCAAGTCCTTTCCCTAAATTCAGACAGCTAGTAGTAGTGAAccctggcagagccaggattagaaCCTTTCCTGTCTGGATTAGAACCTTTCCGTGCCAAAGTGCTCGCTGCGTCTTTTCCACTCGTTTGCAGAGCAcgttgttttgtgaatattttatggGGGAAGAAACGGAAACAATTCTAAGTTCTATATACTTATTAGCTTAGTTGTTCTGTGGGTTGGGAAAATCCAGCCCTGATCCTGTTTTGGGGTGGGACACGCCTTCTTACACTGCTTGGCGGGCTTTAACATCACTCACTTTGGAGGCGTTTTCTAAAGGTGGAACTCCTGATGTCGCCAGGAGCATTGTGGGGAGGGCCCAGGGCTGACTGGAGGGGCCGCCGGCTGTCCTGAAGGTGTCCCACGGAGGGGTGCGCTCCCTGCTGCACAGGGGTCCCTTGCCCACTTGGCCCCAGCCTGCACCCTCCAGCCCTGCCAGAGAAGCTCCCTAGGTGAGGGGACAGGCCTGCCCACATCCCTGCCCGGGAGCACCTTCCATCTCCTGGTCCGAGTCTGAATCAACGCCCGAACCCTCCTCGGCCTCCTGGGCCCCTGCAAGACGCCCAGCGGCCACTgccacctcctcctcctgctcttcctcctgctccttcccagaCCTTTTGCAGGCTGCCCTCATGGTTACGCCCATTTCTCAGTCGCTGGCACTGAGGCCGGAACTGCGCGGCACAGCACCTAGAGCGCGGCCCGGGGATATGGGCGGACCCTCCGGCTGAGTTGACCAATCGCATGTGGCGGACAGCAAACAGGCGCCCGCAGCAGCCCATAGTGACGCTCCTCCCCGGTAGCTGTCGCCCGGGCAACCCGGTGTTGTTGGTTGCTACGGAAACCGCCGCTGGCGTGGGCAGACATTAAGCCTACTCCCAGGTTAGGCAGATGAGAGCGTGCGCCAGGGTTCCAGCATCGCCCCCACGCCTTCCACGTACTGGGGAACGTGGCTGGCCTCAATGCCTGTGCTTTGTGCCTACGGCCTGCGGGCGCTCTGCGCAAGAGAGCCTGGGGAACCTTGCAAAGCCTGGTCACCCTCCTCCCTGGAGCCAGAGTCACCCTCTCACCCTGTGGCTGCCACGTCTCTCTCACGCTCTAGCGTCGCATATGCTGCTTCCTCCACCAGGAACATTCCTCTCCAGCTTTGCTTATTGAACTTCAGAATCTGCCAGTGTCAGCTCAGAGGTCACTTCTTCCCAAAGCTTTCCTTGACCCCTCCTCTGGACTCCTGCAGCCCCCATGCTGCCCTCTCACAGTACCTATGACACTtgtcatctcctcctcctcccctcccccaaggaagTGAGGCCAGAGGGTAGGGTTGCAGGGCTTCTCTCTGCAGGGCCCTGGGCCCCCTCAGGGGGACAGGGTGGGAGGTCCTGGGCAGCCAGGGGTTGGGACTGAacccagggctggggggtggaggcTGGATCCTGTCCCCAGTGGAAGTGTCCCTTTAATAGCTTGCTGGCCTGGTCCAGCTAGGGCGCCTGCTTTACCTCCTCCTCAGCTGTGGCTGCAGCTGCTGTGCTGACTCATGCGCCCCCAGCAGCCGGCAGGAGCTGGAAGCATGGGCTCCCCAGGGGCCTTGGCGGGCTGGGGGCTTCTGGATTACAAAACGGAGAAGTATGTGATAACCAGGAATTGGCGGGTGGGCGCCCTGCAAAGGCTGCTGCAGCTTGGAGTCATGGCCTACGTGGTGGGGTAAGAGAAAGGCTCCTGGGCCACACTGGCTGGGGGGGGGATAATTACAGGGCCTACTGGGCTGAGGTTTGACTCTTCAGGGGTTGAGCTGGTGGTAGCAGAGGGGAGCAGCTTGGGACAGGGGAGGAAGTAGGCAGAAGGGAGGATCTTTGTCTAGATGCCAGGGGATACAAGAGCAAGCCCTGTACTTTTGTCTTCCTGTCTGCCCACCTGCTTTCTCTCCTGGGCCTTGTTTTCAGGTCCATATTAATCTCTGGGCACAGAGCAAGATGGGTCCCCATCTGTACCCAGGAGGCCCCTAGTGGGGCAGAGGTAGTCCCTGATGCTTGGGAGAGCTGGAGCACTAAGGTCTCTATAGGGACCACCAGTTTTAGCTGGGTCAGGGGAGTCTTTAAGGAGGAGTTGGGCCAagtcagggcagggggagggtgtTGGCTGTGAAGGAGGTGGTGCTGGGCATCTCTAAGCCCGTGAATGCCTGATAGGGGACACCCATGAAAGGCACTGGCTCTCTGATCATGGTTGGAGGTTCTGGCCTGTGCGGGGTGTTTGGGGTGGGAaatgaggctggaggggaggcgggggccCTGAATGCTGGGCTGGGACCCCGGAGGGTGTGTGAGGAGAGAGGCCGAGAGGGGGGGGGCCGCTCTGCCACTGCTCACCAGGGACCAGGGACAGGCCACACTGCCCATCGCTTCTTCTTAAGGTGGGCTCTCCTCGCCAAAAAAGGATACCAGGAGCGAGATCTGGACCCTCAGATTTCCGTCATCACCAAACTCAAAGGGGTTTCGGTGACCCAGATCGAGGAGCTGGGTAACCGGCTGTGGGACGTGGCGGACTTTGTGAAGCCACCGCAGGTAGGTGGCTTGGTCCTGCTGCCGGGCAGTGACACCTCTGACACCGCCCTTGCGGCGAGTGTTGTGCGTGAGGGGCATGCGATGCCCGAGCGGGGTGCTGGCTCTGCATAGCACCGGGCTGGGGAAGGGCCTTACAGAGGAGTGGTGCCTGGACGGGGCTTTCCGGAATGTGTAAGAGGTTTCCAGGTGGACAAGGAAACGGACCAGGAAGCCAGGCCAGACAAGCAGCCTTTAGAAAGGCTGTCCCTGGCAGAGTGGAATGTTTCCGAACTCCAGGCTGGAGCttgagggtggggcaggaggagccTAGAGACCAGGTTCTGGAGCTTCCTGAAGGCTCCCCTCCCTGACCTGGGGCACTGCGGTCAGGtgctcctcctctgcccctcccacgcAGCATTTCTGgctccttcttcccccacccaGACCGTGCACAGCCTCAGCTTCTACCTTTATCCTGCCAATGCCATAACTGTAGCCCCAGTGACCACCTGCCCCGAGTGCAGCTGTCTCCTGGGTGCACACCCACCACATCCAAAGAGAAATCATCTCCCTCTGCCGATATGGCCTCTTTTCATCCAGGGAGGGCCAAAGCTGGACCTGTGCCTCCCTTCTGTGCATTCTATCTCCTAGTGGTGTTCACTGCTGTCTGGGTCATACCTGGATGAGGCCATCATCTTCTAGTGGGTCCCCTGGTGCATGCCACCCAGCAGCCACCCTGAGCTTTCCTATGTGATATCAACCAGAGCCTGCCAGCCCTTGTTTCCACCCTGGGGAGACTCCCTTTCCATGGTGGTGACCACCAAGTCCAGTTCTTGACCACTGTCACACCCgctgccttctctccttcctgtgtGTGCGTTGCCCCAGACTTGCAGAGTGCACACATGTGGCACGTGGATGTCAGCCACCCTGCCTGTCCTTAGCCACTCTTTGCCCAGGTGGAGCTCATCACCTGCTCCCCTGGCCCTTGACCGTGAGTGCAATTGAGGGGTCCTAGCTCAGGCAGGTCCCCGGTCCAACTCAGCTCTAGATCTTCAGTGCGTAGAAGCAGGAGGCTCTTGGACAATGCTGGTTGAGAGAATGGGTATGAACATGAAAAATATGCTTGTCTCAAAGAGGCAGCTGTGGGCTTCTCGAAATAGCCAGAAACCCAGCTATTCTCTCATCTCTACTTCAGCTGGCCTCACTGGTGGCACTTTCCTGGGACAGAGTTGATGACGGGATCGGGCCAGGACCCTTTTCCCCACCGGCCGAGCTGCCAGTTCTGGCCTCTCCctttgggggagggaagcagggaccAACCCTGACGCTTGCTTTCTAGGGAGAGAACGTGTTCTTCTTGGTGACCAATTTTCTTGTGACGCCAGAACAAGTCCAGGACAGATGCCCAGAGGTAAGGCTGTCTAGGAGCTTCCTAGCAGGTCCCTTGTTCCTCTGCCAGCCCTGGGTCACCAGCCATGTCCCCCCTTCTTCCCATGTAACTGACCGTTCAGTATGTGCTACTGTGTCTCAGGCACTGAGCTAAAACCTTTTTGTGAATCATTccacttaatcttcacaaataCTCTGCCTGGAAGGAATTACTACGATCCCATTTAAGATGAGAAGCCAGGGTCTCAGCAAGGTAGACTCACGTGGCCAAGGCTGTCCAACCTCTGGGCCTCTGAGCTGTCTTCTGGAGCCTTCCACCATAGCTCTCTGTGAGATGTCCAGGCCCTTCCCATCCTGGTCCCACCTCTGGCACCCTCCAGGTTGTCAATATAACACCCAGAATTAGGTACAAGGTTCAGGTAAGCTCTAATAGCAAGAGACAAGCTAGAAGATCACCTTctcgtttcctttttttttttgttaagatttatttatttatatttagagagagagagagcatgggtatgcgtggtgggggggtggctggtgcagagggagagaaagaatcctgaagcagactccctggtaagggaggagccccacatggggctcaattccaggaccctgagatcatgacctgagccaaaatcaagagccagctgcttaactgactgggggccccaccccccgcccccagacagTCTCTATTAACGTGTGCCAAGTCAGCTTCCATTTTTGTGGGCAAACACAGCACACCCTGCTGATGCTGAGCTCAGGGTCACTTATGATCCCTGGAGATTTTTCACTACAGCTGTGGTCACACCAGAGTCTCCCACTCCCTATTCTTGTCCATTTCTCATCCAGAATCACAGGTTTTCCGCGTGAAATCTCACCTTTTCCCCTTGCCTAAGGATGTCCCATGGATCCAGTGTCTGTCACAGAGCACACTTGCTCTTCTCTCcagctgtggggttttttccaaaaaaaaatttattgtgataaaatacatgtAACGGAAAATTTACCttcttacccatttttaagtgtatggtttCCACCTGTGGATTTTGTTTGAGCAGTCGGGACCCAGGGCATAGCCCTGGAAGCCTACCTCCATGGTgacctctttttaaaatcaagccTAACATTTAATTGCTTACAGGGCTATGTGGTCACGTGTCCCCCATGTCCTGGTTTTTGGTGCCACCACAGATGCGGGGGCATCACATGTCCCAGGCTGGCCCCATCCACAAAGGGGGCGAAGCATGTGCACAAAGGGTGTGCAAATGCACCcactgtctttccttttctaaatGTTCAGAAGACATCTAATTGATATTCAGTGTGTAGGTTGTCCTGCAATTCTGCTGAAGCCCTCACTCGGTGTTTTCTGGAATCCATGGGATTCCTCCTTGCCTCATGTCCCAGCTTTGAGCTCTTCCCATGAGACTTCCGGGGCTCGGAAGGAATTCATCAGATCTGACAACGAGGCTTCCTGAGGCTAGCCAGCGTTCCTGCCCGCTCCTCTCGGGGCTCCTGGTCGTCCGGTCCCTCGCGACACATGCACTGTCCTCCTTGGAGAGGCTAGCCTCCTGCAAACACCTGCCGAGCCCCGGGGCgtgttgtgtgtatgtggcaGCAGGCCTTACGCTGGGGATGCAAAACTCCACCCCTTGTGCCTCAAGCAGCCAAGCCGGCAGTTCCTGTGATGCGGGCACAGGCTgtagctggagacccagggaggtgTGTCTGGCAGCCCAGGGCCTCAGGAAGGGTTTCCCACAGGACTCGAGACTCAAGCGGGATCTTGAGAATgtccaagcagagggagctgtgTGAGCAAAGGCCCCAAGCTGTGTGAGATGAGGCACCTCTGGGGTCACCTGCTGCGGAGTGGGGTTAGAGCCTAGATTGGGAAAGAGGTGGCCAGGGGGGCCCTGTGAACTCTGCTGGGAGCTGAACTCCATCACAGGAGCGTGGCGGAGGCAGAGATGGTCTCTGCTGAATGCGTGGAGGTACAGGTGCAGGCCCTGGGGTGGTCATCGTGGGGTCTGATCAGAGGAGATGGCAGCCCAGccagggtggagaggaggggtggaCTCAGAACACAGGTGGCCCTGCTCTGTCCTCTGCCCACTTATCACAGTCCCACCCCCCACAGTCCCACTGTCTCATTTGGCTTGGAGTCCCCGAGCCCTTCTTGCCGCCTGGCACAGTGCTCCTCGGGCTGCTCGTGAGCCGGGTAACCCGAACAGTGGTGCTTATCGTCAGCCTGGTGCAGAATGGTGTCTGTGAGAGTGTGCCTTCCTCTCCAGGGCTCTATGGCCCAGAAAGCTTGCCACCTCGCCCTACTGAGGGATCCCTAGAATCCTGTGAGTGTGCAGGCGCTAACGTCCCTGTTTTACGGAAGAACAACCAGGGAAGGGACTGGCCTGTGGCCCCAGCTAGTGTGTGTGGCCCTACCTACTTCCCTACCCAGACCCCGCCAAACCAGGGTCCCGCCCTTCGTTCCCCACACCCCGTGCCTCCACCCTGGCATGAACTTGCCCTTCCCACAGTCCCTTCACCTTCCTCGTTCTGTCACCTGAGTTGGACCAGAGGATCTGGGCCTCTGGTGGGGAGCGAAGtatcaggaaggaaggaggctcGCTCTGCCTTGGAATACAGCACCTGCATACCTAGCTGGCTGGGGGGCTGCTCGCCACCCTCCTCTCACCACCTCCTTTTATTTGTAGCCTCCGGCTTGGCTTTCTCATGCGCCCCCCAAACTCAGGCATCTCTATGGGGCTAAGGTGGAAAGTGCTGTGTCCCTGC from Ursus arctos isolate Adak ecotype North America unplaced genomic scaffold, UrsArc2.0 scaffold_34, whole genome shotgun sequence encodes the following:
- the LOC113245912 gene encoding LOW QUALITY PROTEIN: leucine-rich repeat-containing protein 74B (The sequence of the model RefSeq protein was modified relative to this genomic sequence to represent the inferred CDS: inserted 2 bases in 1 codon); the protein is MGVTMRAACKRSGKEQEEEQEEEVAVAAGRLAGAQEAEEGSGVDSDSDQEMEGICGPGELVKNPLYLRSCQAHSVVPASCFLRQGSSPELNLRHRGLGPQGARALASALTSNPYVKRLDLRDNGLCGAGVEALAGALSKSSSICDVDLSENQMGAAGAQAICAAITVNPTVQKVRLAGNSLEEHAAQSLAELLLAHTGLKSLDLSYNQLNDHAGEILGPALAENTGLTELNVSWNHLRGPGAVAFARGLEANIFLRVLDISYNGFGDPGASAVAEALKTNNVLEELNMSNNRISAVGALSLGLGLRANQTLRILVMSRNPMRGEGCFGVLKSVRDNPMSSLELLDFSDIQVDREFDDLASSVKVLLPVLHVKTAAHRVEYXKKLLPVFSPSLPASVPQGLWCEAPHLTLATSASASRVLGLTMPY